CCGGAGGCGGCGACGGTGTCGCCGTCTCCCTGATCACCAAGAACTCCACAAACCCCTTCTTCGTCGCCATGCAGCAGGGTGCGAAGAAGGCCGCCGAAGCGGAGGGCGTGAAGCTGACTCTGGCCGCGGGCAAGGAGGACGGCGACGAGGCCGGCCAGGTGCAGGCCATCGAGGACGCCATCGCCCGCGGCGACGAGGGCATCCTGATCACCCCGAACGGCCCCGGCGTCAATCCGGCCATCAAGAAGGCCCGGGACGCCGGCCTCTACGTGATCGCGCTGGACACCCCGCCCGACCCGGCCGACACCGTCGACATCACCTTCGCCACCGACAACTTCAAGGCCGGCGAGCTGATCGGCAAGTGGACCGCGGGCCGGCTCGGCGGCAAGCCGGCGATCATCGCGATGCTGGACCTGTTCAACGACAAGGTCGTCTCGGTCGACTACAACCGGGACCAGGGCTTCCTGACCGGCATGGGCATCGACACCGCCGACAAGAGGAAGAACGGCGACGAGGTGAAGACGGGCAGTTACTCCGGCGGCACCTACACCATCGTCTGCAACGAGCCGACCAACGGCGCCGAGGACGGCGGGCGCACGGCGATGGAGAACTGCCTGACCAGAAACCCGGACATCAACGTGGTCTACACGATCAACGAGCCGGCCGCGGTCGGCGCCCACAAGGCGCTACAGGCGGCGGGCAGGACCCAGGACGTCCTGGTCGTCTCCATCGACGGCGGCTGCGACGGCGTACAACAGGTCAAGGACGGCGTCATCGGCGCGACCTCCCAGCAGTACCCGCTGAAGATGGCCGAGATGGGCGTGCAGGCGATCAAGTCGATCGCGAACGGCGGGGAGAAGCCGAAGGTCACCGACGGCCTGGACTTCTTCGACACCGGCGTCACCCTGGTCACCGACAAGGCGGCGACCGGGGTCGAGAACATCACCAGCGCCGACGCCGCCCAGCGCTGCTGGGGCTGAGCAACCGCCGCCACGGCCGGGGCGCCCGGAAGCACCCGGGCCCCCGCCGGGCAGGCCGTCCGCAACGACAACGGCAGGAGTGACGCCGTGACCACCACGACCCGACCGACCACCGCCGCGCAGCAGTTCGCCCTGCGCCGGCACTCACCGCTGCGACGCGTCCAGCACGTGCTGCACGCGCACCCCGCGATCAGCCCCTTCCTCGTGCTGATCGTCTCGTTCGTCGTCTTTGCCACCGTCAACCCACGGTTCGCCTCGCCCAACTCCCTGTCGCTCGTCCTGCAGCAGGTGGCGGTCATCGGCGCGCTCGCCGTGGGCCAGACGCTGATCATCATCACCGCGGGCATCGACCTGTCGGTCGGCGCGATCGCCATCCTGGCCATGATGCTCTCGGCCAGGCTGGCCGAGGGGCAGGGCCTCCCCGGCGTGCTCGCGATCCTCCTCGCCATCGCCGTCGGCGCGGTGGCCGGAGCGCTCAACGGGGCCCTGGTGACGCGACTGAAGCTGCCACCCTTCATCGTCACGCTCGGTACGCTCAGCGTCTTCACCGCTGTCGGCCTGCTCTACTCCGGCGGCCAGAGCGTGCAGGCGACCGACCTTCCGCCGGTACTCAGCTGGACTGGGGAGTCCTTCCCGGTGGGGCCGTTCCGGATCACCGCCGGTGTCGTCGCGGTGGTGCTCCTCTATCTCGTGGTGGGCTACGCGCTGGCCAGAACGGCCTGGGGCCGGCACGTCTACGCGGTGGGCGACGACAAGGAAGCCGCACGACTCGCCGGCATCCGGGTCGACCGGGTCCTGCTGAGCGTGTACCTCGTCGCCGGCGCGATCTACGGCCTCACCGCCTGGATCCTCATCGGCCGTGCCGGCGCGGCCAGCCCGAACGCGGTCACCGACGCGAATCTGGAGAGCATCACCGCCGTGGTCATCGGCGGCACCAGCCTGTTCGGCGGACGCGGTGCGGTGCTGGGGACCCTGCTCGGCGCGTTGATCGTCGGCTTCTTCCGCAGCGGGCTGTCGCTGGCCGGGGTCGACGACCACTACCGCGTACTCGCCGTGGGCCTACTGGTGATCCTCGCCGTGGCCGTCGACCAGTGGATCAGGAAGGTGAAGGCATGACCGCCACCACGCACACCCCCGACGGACGGACCGGCGCGGCCGACACCCGACGGCGCTCACCGGTGCTGGCGGCGCGAGGTCTGGTCAAGACGTTCGGCAGGGTCGTCGGTCTCGACGGGGTGGATCTCGACCTCTATCCCGGCGAGGTACTGGCCGTCATCGGCGACAACGGCGCGGGCAAGTCGACGCTGATCAAGTGCCTGACCGGCGCGCTGACCCCGGACGCCGGCGAGCTGTTCCTCGAGGGAAAGCCCGCGCAGTTCAGGCGACCGCAGGACGCCCGTGACGCCGGCATCGAGACGGTCTACCAGACACTCGCCGTCGCACCGGCGCTGGACATCGCGACCAACCTCTTCCTCGGCCGGGAAAAGCGGCGGCGGGGCCTCCTCGGCTCGGTCTTCCGGATGCTCGACCAGAAGGGCATGCGGCGCGAGGCCGCCCAGGCCCTCGCCGAACTCGGCATCGGCACCCTGCAGAACGTGGGGCAGGCAGTCGAGACGCTCTCCGGTGGGCAGCGCCAGGCGGTCTCGGTGGCCCGCGCCGCAGCCTTCGGCAGCAAGGTGATAGTGCTTGACGAGCCGACCGCCGCCCTCGGCGTCAAGGAGTCCAACCAGGTGCTCCGGATGATCGAGGAGGTCCGGTCGCGAGGGCTGCCGGTCATCCTCATCAGCCACAACATGCCGCACGTGTTCGAGGTCGCCGACCGCATCCACATTCAGCGACTGGGTCGCTGCGCGGGCGTGGTGACGCCGACGTCGCACACGATGCCGGAGGCAGTGGCGATCATGACGGGCGCGACCACCCTCGACGAGAGTCCGGGCCGGTCAGCGGCCTGATGGGCCGCTCCGGACGTGGCCGGGGCTCGGTGCAGCCTCGGGAAAGGAAAGACCGTGATCACTGTTGTCGGCGAGGCCCTGGTGGATCTGATCGAGGATCCACCGGGGGAGGCCGTCGCTCACCCCGGAGGCAGCCCGGCGAACGTGGCCGTGGCCCTCGCCCGCCTCGGCCTGCCCACGACCCTGCTGACCCAGCTCGCTGACGACGCGTACGGGCGGATGCTCCGCACTCATCTGGCCGACAACAGCGTGCGGCTCGACCCCGGCTCGGTGCCGGACCTGCCGAGCACCAGCGTGGCCCGGACAAAGGTGGACGCCGACGGTCAGGCGGGCTACGACTTCCGTATCAGGTGGGGGTCCTTTCCGGGCGTGGCCCTGACGGGCGCGGGTGTCGGTGACGAGTGCCTGCATACCGGGTCGTTGGGCGCGATCCTGTCGCCCGGCGCCGACGACGTGCGGGCGCTGGTGCACGCCCGGCGGGCCAGCACGATGATCAGTTACGACCCGAACTGCCGGCCGTCGCTGATGGGAGACCGGTCGCTGACTCGGAGCCGGGTCGAAGACCTGGTGGCTGCCAGCGACATCGTCAAGGTCAGCGAAGAGGACCTGGCCTGGCTCCATCCGGGACGCCGGCACGAGCAGGTCGGGCGGGAGTGGCTGGACCTGGGCGCGCGCCTGGTGGTGGTCACCCGGGGGCGTGGCGGGGCCTGGGGTGTCACCCGGCGCGGCGAGGTGCAGGTGGACGCCCGGCCGGTGGAGGTGGTGGACACGGTCGGAGCCGGTGACGCGTTCACGGCGGGCCTGCTGGCCGCACTGAGCGACCTCGGCCTGCTCGGCGCGGCGCGGCGGGAGGCGCTCGCCGTGGCCGGCGATGGTGACATCGCCATCGTGCTCCGCCGGGCTGCCGACGTCGCCACCTGGACCTGCCGTCGGCGTGGGGCTGACCCGCCCACGCGGGCCGAGCTGGCTGCCGGGGAATCCGCCGGCGGACCGCTGCGGGTCGGCTGAGCGCTGCATGACCTGCCCCGCCGAACCCGGCTCGCGCCCGCCGTCGGGGCAGACCGGATTCGGCGTCGCGGCGGCGTAGGCAGGAGCGGCCTGCCCGCGCTGCTGCAGAGCGGTGCGCGAGCTGCCGATCTGACCCGCGACAAACGCCACGGAACCTCACAAGGCACTACCCGAGACGGAACAGGATCCCCGTCACCAGGAGTAGTACAGCGTGGCCCGCTGCTGGGTGTCGTCGACCACCCAGCGCAGGTAGTCACTGCGACCGGTGGAGTTGTTGTAGAACTGGTAGTACACCGTCACCTCGGCACCGCCGGTGCCGTTCTTCTGGCTCACCTCGTACCGGTACGAGGCGAGGCTCCACAGCGACGTCCAGTACGACGCCTGCGGCAGGGTCGAGTAGCTACGGACGACACCGGACCGGGCGTCGAGGATCTTGACGAAGCCACCGTGGTAGTAGCTGTTGCTGATGTAGGGGTACTGGATGAAGACCGCCTCCGTGCCTGCCACGCCGTTGGTGTCGCCGAACGCCCGCTGGTCGAAGCGGGGATCGATGATCTGGGTCTGCAACGAGTAGCTGCGCAGTTGGCCGGTCTGGGTGCTGTAGACCTTGACGAGCCCGTAGTCGGGCTGGCTCTGGTAGAGAGTCTGATAGGTGAACAGCAGGTCGTTGCCGGCCAGGCTGTCGAGGTCGTACTGCCAGTCCCAGGACAGGTTCCCACCGGAGGCGACCTCGGACATCGTCCGGGTGCGGTGCTTGACGATCCAGGTCTTGCGTTGGTTCAGGACCGTGCCCGGCGTGGTCTTCCAGGAGACGGCGAGCTCGGCGCCGGCGATGCCGTCGAGGTCCGACGGCGGGCTGAACAGCACCCAGTCGTAGCTCGACGCGCCGGGGATCTCGTACCCGTAGCAGACGCCGCTGTCGAGCAGGTAGACGAAACCGATCTCGGTGAACGTGCCGGTGTGCCGGTCGTAGACGGTCTCCAGAGCGCTGTCGCCGTCGACGTCCCAGCTGCCGAGCACGGTGGACACGTTCGTGTTGCATCCCGTCGCCCCGACCACCACGGCCTGCGCCGGAGCGGCGGCGAGGCCCAGGACCAGGGCGACGGTGGTGGACGTGACGGTGAGCAGACGCCTGATCATGAGATCTCCTCGATGCTCGCCGAACCTTTTCCGGGGCCGGAGCGGGTTGCCGCGCCGGCCACGCTGCCCGCCCGCGGCTCCGACCGACACCCGAAAGTATAGATGTCAGTCGAATTATCGGGCAGTCGCGGAGGCAACAGAGAGCCGCCGGGGCGAGTACCTCCGCCCCGGCGGCTTCGTGTTGCCGGCGTCTCCCGGCAGCAGCGTGATCCCGGTGGCGTCACACCGTCCCGACAGGGCGCTGGTGCGCCCCGGTGATGTCGGTGCCGACGATGTGCGGCGTCGAGCCGGTCACGAACAACCGGTAGCCGTCGTGGTAGCCGACGTAGGAGCCACGCTGGTAGTGGGTGACCTGCAACTTCAGCCGCTGACCGGCGGTCACCGGGATCTGGATGGTGTCGGCCAGCTCGACGGAGTCCGAGGTGGCGAGCACCTGCCCGGTGTCGTTGGTCAGACGCAGGTCGAAGTCGTCCACCAGCGCGGTCCCGCGAGCCGCGCCGACCGGGTAGTTCAGGTGGTTGCCCGCCGCGCTGTTCACGTACGCCGACAGCGTCGCGAGGTCGTAGCGCATCCAGTTCGGCACCACGTTGACCGTGAGCCACTGGGTGTGGCGGGAGGTGAACGTGTACTCGACGGTGGTGCCGGGCGCCAGGGTGCTGCGTTCCACCATGAACGAGGTGTCGTTGTCGTAGCCGAGGTTGCGGGCGTACGTGTCGCCGTAGACCTCGTACAGCTCGTACCGGCGGGTGGTGGAGCCGTACGGCACGTCCACGTTGCGCTGGACCGCGCCGCCACCGTTGACGTACGCGCCGTCGGCGGTGCTACCGAATCCGTGCGCGCCGACCGGGCCCAGTGGACCCAGCGGGCCGAGCGCGCCGAGTGGTCCCACCGGTCCCAGGACGCCCCACACCCCGCCCGCCTGCAACTGCTTGCTGAAGTCGCCGAGGCCGGGCAGCGTCTGCTGGTACGCCTGCGGGGAGAGCGGGCCGGTGGGACCGAGCGGTCCCCACCCGCTCATCGGGCCGCCGGACCAGCCGAGCATGCTGGCCCAGTCGTCCCAGGCCGTACCGGTGATCCAGGCCGAGGGGTGCCAGACCGTCTCGCCGACCGGACCGGCGACGCCGAGCGGCCCCCAGGGGCCGATCAGTCCGTAGTGGCCCAGCGGGCCCATCGGCTTGAGGTAGTCGGCGGCGACCAGCGGGTCGCCGGAGTAGGTGGTGACCACCGCCGGGCTGACCGTGGACAGGCTGCCACCGAGTGCCTCCACCGAAGACGCCGAGACGTACCCGGACGTGACGGCCTGGGCGGGGGTCGCCGTCGTCACGACACAGGCCGCCGCCACGACCGCCGCGGCCAGGTGCCGCCATCGGGTGGCTGTCGCCCGACGACGTGGTGCGCTGGTCAAGTGCATGAGAGGTCCGCCTTCCCCCGTCACCGACCGTGGGCCTGGCCGACGCCGGCACTCGGCTCGACCGTCCACAGCGGCTGGCTGTCAACGCCGGAAGGTTACGTCGCCCGGCCGGCCAACGACCGGTCCAGCGGCCATCGTCACACCACGGCTGGGGCCGGTCGCGTGATCGGCAGCGACCACGCGACCGGCCCCAGCTCGGGAACGGAACGAACGAAAATGGTCAGGCGCGGGACAGGGCCCGGTCGCTGACGAAGGACTGGAGACCGAACTGGCGGGCCCGACGCTCGGCGAAGTCGGCGAGCCCCTGGCTGTCGGCGTAGTCCAGGCTGTACAGGTCCAGCTCCAACTGGAGCAGTTGCTCGGCGATCTGGGCGTGGAACTCGAGCACGTCGGCCGGCCACGGGGCGTAGCTCTGCTCGGTCCACCGGGCCGAGAACGACTCGAAGACGATCCCGTCGACGATCTCGGCCAGCCGGGGCAGCATGCCGAACCCCCGGTTGGCCAGCAGGTACGCCGGCTCGGCCTCCTCCCGTACCGCGGCGACCAGGGTGAGCAGGTGCGGTACGTCCTCGGGATAGGTCAGCTCGACGTTGAGCGTGTCCAGGAAGAGCCCGGCGAAGCCCCGGGCGACCGCCTGCTTCGCCGCGCCGACGACATGCGCCACCCAGAGTGGGTGGTCGACGTGGACGAACGCGCCGCCCCAGTCCGGGTTGCGTTCCCGGCGCTGCCAGGGCGCGGGCGGGCCCTGGTCCTCGGACAGGGACAGGTAGGCGAGGGTCTGGACGTCCTGCTCGGCGAGGTACCGCAGTTCGGCCGGCTGGTAGGCGTCCGGCTGGAGGACCACGCGCACGTACCCGGCGAGGTCGTCCAGACGTCCCTGACCGTAGTAGAAGCAGATGGGTCGTCGGGTCATCACGGCCACCCGTGCTCTCGGTACCAGGCGAAGGTGCTGCGCACGCCCTCCTCCAGGCTGACGGTCGGCTCGTAGCCGGTCAGCTCGCGCAGCCGGGACAGGTCCGGGCAGCGGCGGGTGACCGAGCCGGGGGGCGCCGGCTCCGCCGCGATGGCGGGACTCACCCCGGCCACCCGCAGCACCAGCTTGGCGAGGTCACCGATGTTGGTCTCCTCGCGGTCGTTGCCGATGTGCACGATCTGCCCCGCCGCGGCCGGGGCGGCCATCAGCCGCAGCATGGCCTCGACCGCGTCGTCCACGTGGCAGAAGGCCCGGTACTGGTCGGCGCCGGGGACCGGGAACGGGTCGGCGCCGCGCAGGGCGCGCAGGGACATCTCCGGGACGACGTGGTCGGCGCCCATCCGTGGTCCGTAGACGTTGTGGAAGCGGCCGACCACGGTCTCGAAGCCCCGGGCCCGGGCGGTGTGCAGGAACGCGGCCTCACCGAGGAGTTTGCTGGCCGCGTACGCGAACCGGGGGGCGGTGATGTCGGAGATCATCGTCGGCACGGTCTCGGGCGTCGGCACCGGCACCACCCCGGCCGTCACGCCACCGGCGTAGACCTCGCTGGTGGAGGCGAAGAAGACCCGCTCCCCCGGGGCCACCCAGTCGAGCATGTGCAGCGCGGCCAGGGTGTTGACCCGGACCACCCGGGCCGGGTCCTGCTCCACGTTGCGGACGCCGACGACGGCGGCGAGCAGGTAGATCTGGTCCCAGCCGGACGGCAGGGCGGCCCAGGTGTCCGGGTCGGTCAGGTCTCCGGAGACCACCCGCACCGCTGGGTAGCTGCGGAGGCGGTCGAGGTCGGCGTCGTCGCGACCACGGGAGAAGTCGTCCACGATGGTCACCTGGTGTCCGTCGGCGACCAGGCGTCGGGCGAGGTGCAGGCCGATGAAGCCGGCCCCGCCGAGCAGGAGCGTCCTCATGCCGTCGCCACCTCCGTCGCGGGCGCGACCGACCCGGCGGCGGCCGGTGCGGCGGGCAGGTAGCCGAGGCCCGCGTAGCGGATCCCGGCGGCGGTGACCGCGTCGGCGTCGAGCACCCGCCAGGAGTCGTAGATGAACGCGGGCCGGGCCGTGCCGAGCACCTCCGGGATCCGGATCGCCCGGTAGTCCGGGTGGTCGTTGATGACCAGGACGGCGTCCGCGTCGGTGAACGCCTTGTCCAGGCTGACCGGCTCGCCCCCGTACTGCTGGATCACCTCGTCGGTGACCATCGGGTCGTGGCCGAGGACGGTGACGCCGGCGGCGGAGAAGACCGGCATCATCGCGGCGATCGGGGTGCCGCGCATGTCGTCGGTGGGCGGCCACCCCTTGTACGCCCAACCGAGCACGGCCAGCCGGGTGCCGCGGCTGCTACCGCGCGCCTCGGTCAGCATCCGGACCACGGTCTCAGCGACGTGGACCGGCAGGTACTCGTTGAGTTCGCGGGCCTTGCCGACGAGGAACGGCGCCCGCTCCCCCGCGCTGTCGATCATGATGTACGGGTCCTTGGAGAGGCAGCCTCCCCCGACGTACCCGGGCTTGGCGAGGTCCGGGCGTGGGTAGTCGACGTTCGCCGCCCTGATCACCTCGAGGGGGTCGAGGCCGTGCCGCTCGGCGATCAGCGCGATCTCGTTGCCGAAGGAGTAGATCAGGTCGGTGTGGCAGTTGTTGGAGAGCTTCACCAGCTCGGCGGTCTCCAGGTCGGACACCGGGACGATGGCCTGCGCCAGTCCGCCGAAGAACTCGACCCCGGCGGCGAGGCTCTCGTCGTCCAGACCACCGACCACCTGCGGCAGTTCGACGAGTTCGCGTAGGGCCTGGCCCTGGATGGTCCGCTCCGGTGCCATCACCAGCCGGACCTGGTCACCCCAGGCGGCCCGCAGCTCTGGCAGCACGATCCGGCGGCTCGCGCCGACCGGCACCGTGCTGCGGACCACGACCAGGGTGCCGGGGCGGCAACTGGCGGCGACGGCCCGGGCGGCGGCGGCCAGGTTCGCCAGGTTCGGCCGGCGGGTGACGTCGTCGACCGGGGTCGACACGCTGATCACCGCCACGTCGACGGTGTCCTTGGGCAGTTCGGTGGCCACGTGGATGTCCCGGCCGATGCGCTCGGCGAAGACGTCCTCGACGCCGGGCTCGAAGATGTGCGGGCGGCCCCGGGACAACGACGCCAGAACCGCCGGTGACACGTCCGCGCCGTACACGGTGAAGCCCTTGTCGGCGAGCGCGGCGGTGAGTGTGAGACCCACGTAGCCCAGGCCGACGACTCCGATTTTGGTGCGCACTTGTCTCGTCCTTTCGGTGTTGAGGGGAGGTCCGCCTGCGCGGACCGGCCGTCGCGACGCATGCGTGCGGCCGCGACGGGGCGACTCAGCCGCAGGGGGCGGTGAGCCGGTCGAGGTCCCGGACGGTGACCGTGCCGGCGAACCGTTCCGCGCGGTACCGGCCGCAGGCCGTCCGCACGTGGTCGGCCCGCACGGCGTAGTCGACGGCGAGCACGAACTTGCCCGCGTCGCGCAGCGCCCGGGTGTGGGTCAGGTTCTCCGCGCACCAGTCGCGTGTGCACGGCTCGTCGGTGGCCTGGTAGAAGAGTTCCTCCATCGCGATGCCGTCGACGGCGGCGGGGTAACCCGACTGCTCGCGCAGCTCGGGTGAGTTCTGCGGGACGATCAGGAAGCCGGGCCGCCGGGCCTTGGCGTACTCGCTGATCCGGACGATCAGCGCGGCCATCTCGGCGGCGAGCCGCGCCCGGTCACGGCCCTGGGCGGCGTCGAGGGAGATCTCCTCGTACGCCAGCGGCGTGTCCAGGTAGACCCCGTCGAAGCCGGCGCGCAGCGCCTGGTCCACCCGGGGCCGCACGACCCGGTCCCACCAGCGGGGATCCCAGTAGTGGACGAAGTACTCGCCGGGCCAGTCCGGCCACTCGTTGGCCAGCAGGTCCGGGGCGTCCCGGCGGAGCACCGGGTACTCCGGGCGGAAGTCCTCGATGCTGCCGATCTCGAAGTACGCCAGTGTCCGCTTGCCGCTGCGGCGCAGCGCGCCGATCTCGGCGGCGGTGAAGTAGTCGGTGTGTCCGTCCCGGGTCAGGTCGACGACGGCGAGTTGGTAGCGGCCCCGGGCCAACGTGTCGAGCCGGCCGTCGGCGTACCCCTGTAGCTGGTACGCCCAGTTGGTGATCCGCCCCGGCGGCGGCGCCGACCGCGGGCTGGCCGCCGGGCGGCGGGCGACGAACCCCCATCCCGCGGCGAGCACCAGCACGGTCATGCTGGCGAGGGCGGCCAGGAGGTGTCGGCGCCGGTTGCCGCCGGTGGCCCGGTGGCTCACCGGGCCTCCCCGGCGGCCCA
The nucleotide sequence above comes from Micromonospora pallida. Encoded proteins:
- a CDS encoding nucleotide sugar dehydrogenase — translated: MRTKIGVVGLGYVGLTLTAALADKGFTVYGADVSPAVLASLSRGRPHIFEPGVEDVFAERIGRDIHVATELPKDTVDVAVISVSTPVDDVTRRPNLANLAAAARAVAASCRPGTLVVVRSTVPVGASRRIVLPELRAAWGDQVRLVMAPERTIQGQALRELVELPQVVGGLDDESLAAGVEFFGGLAQAIVPVSDLETAELVKLSNNCHTDLIYSFGNEIALIAERHGLDPLEVIRAANVDYPRPDLAKPGYVGGGCLSKDPYIMIDSAGERAPFLVGKARELNEYLPVHVAETVVRMLTEARGSSRGTRLAVLGWAYKGWPPTDDMRGTPIAAMMPVFSAAGVTVLGHDPMVTDEVIQQYGGEPVSLDKAFTDADAVLVINDHPDYRAIRIPEVLGTARPAFIYDSWRVLDADAVTAAGIRYAGLGYLPAAPAAAGSVAPATEVATA
- a CDS encoding substrate-binding domain-containing protein; this translates as MTQRTGRHRAALLLAVAAATSMVASGCGDSSGGTGSGGGDGVAVSLITKNSTNPFFVAMQQGAKKAAEAEGVKLTLAAGKEDGDEAGQVQAIEDAIARGDEGILITPNGPGVNPAIKKARDAGLYVIALDTPPDPADTVDITFATDNFKAGELIGKWTAGRLGGKPAIIAMLDLFNDKVVSVDYNRDQGFLTGMGIDTADKRKNGDEVKTGSYSGGTYTIVCNEPTNGAEDGGRTAMENCLTRNPDINVVYTINEPAAVGAHKALQAAGRTQDVLVVSIDGGCDGVQQVKDGVIGATSQQYPLKMAEMGVQAIKSIANGGEKPKVTDGLDFFDTGVTLVTDKAATGVENITSADAAQRCWG
- a CDS encoding ABC transporter permease, which encodes MTTTTRPTTAAQQFALRRHSPLRRVQHVLHAHPAISPFLVLIVSFVVFATVNPRFASPNSLSLVLQQVAVIGALAVGQTLIIITAGIDLSVGAIAILAMMLSARLAEGQGLPGVLAILLAIAVGAVAGALNGALVTRLKLPPFIVTLGTLSVFTAVGLLYSGGQSVQATDLPPVLSWTGESFPVGPFRITAGVVAVVLLYLVVGYALARTAWGRHVYAVGDDKEAARLAGIRVDRVLLSVYLVAGAIYGLTAWILIGRAGAASPNAVTDANLESITAVVIGGTSLFGGRGAVLGTLLGALIVGFFRSGLSLAGVDDHYRVLAVGLLVILAVAVDQWIRKVKA
- a CDS encoding NAD-dependent epimerase/dehydratase family protein gives rise to the protein MRTLLLGGAGFIGLHLARRLVADGHQVTIVDDFSRGRDDADLDRLRSYPAVRVVSGDLTDPDTWAALPSGWDQIYLLAAVVGVRNVEQDPARVVRVNTLAALHMLDWVAPGERVFFASTSEVYAGGVTAGVVPVPTPETVPTMISDITAPRFAYAASKLLGEAAFLHTARARGFETVVGRFHNVYGPRMGADHVVPEMSLRALRGADPFPVPGADQYRAFCHVDDAVEAMLRLMAAPAAAGQIVHIGNDREETNIGDLAKLVLRVAGVSPAIAAEPAPPGSVTRRCPDLSRLRELTGYEPTVSLEEGVRSTFAWYREHGWP
- a CDS encoding carbohydrate kinase family protein translates to MITVVGEALVDLIEDPPGEAVAHPGGSPANVAVALARLGLPTTLLTQLADDAYGRMLRTHLADNSVRLDPGSVPDLPSTSVARTKVDADGQAGYDFRIRWGSFPGVALTGAGVGDECLHTGSLGAILSPGADDVRALVHARRASTMISYDPNCRPSLMGDRSLTRSRVEDLVAASDIVKVSEEDLAWLHPGRRHEQVGREWLDLGARLVVVTRGRGGAWGVTRRGEVQVDARPVEVVDTVGAGDAFTAGLLAALSDLGLLGAARREALAVAGDGDIAIVLRRAADVATWTCRRRGADPPTRAELAAGESAGGPLRVG
- a CDS encoding endo alpha-1,4 polygalactosaminidase, giving the protein MSHRATGGNRRRHLLAALASMTVLVLAAGWGFVARRPAASPRSAPPPGRITNWAYQLQGYADGRLDTLARGRYQLAVVDLTRDGHTDYFTAAEIGALRRSGKRTLAYFEIGSIEDFRPEYPVLRRDAPDLLANEWPDWPGEYFVHYWDPRWWDRVVRPRVDQALRAGFDGVYLDTPLAYEEISLDAAQGRDRARLAAEMAALIVRISEYAKARRPGFLIVPQNSPELREQSGYPAAVDGIAMEELFYQATDEPCTRDWCAENLTHTRALRDAGKFVLAVDYAVRADHVRTACGRYRAERFAGTVTVRDLDRLTAPCG
- a CDS encoding ATP-binding cassette domain-containing protein produces the protein MTATTHTPDGRTGAADTRRRSPVLAARGLVKTFGRVVGLDGVDLDLYPGEVLAVIGDNGAGKSTLIKCLTGALTPDAGELFLEGKPAQFRRPQDARDAGIETVYQTLAVAPALDIATNLFLGREKRRRGLLGSVFRMLDQKGMRREAAQALAELGIGTLQNVGQAVETLSGGQRQAVSVARAAAFGSKVIVLDEPTAALGVKESNQVLRMIEEVRSRGLPVILISHNMPHVFEVADRIHIQRLGRCAGVVTPTSHTMPEAVAIMTGATTLDESPGRSAA